Proteins from one Listeria innocua genomic window:
- a CDS encoding Asp23/Gls24 family envelope stress response protein yields MAYTKDLRKQNDAPLGKIEIAPEVIGVIAGLAASEIENVAYMQGGFATEMREKFSGAVNYRKGVKVELTEEGILIELYCSVLFGATIPLVAQNIQDAVRDTIFNMTGLNVLEINVHIVGVQFEKTETLSFDDFEL; encoded by the coding sequence ATGGCTTACACAAAAGATTTAAGAAAACAAAATGATGCACCACTTGGTAAAATTGAAATTGCGCCTGAGGTTATCGGTGTAATTGCTGGTCTTGCTGCGAGCGAAATCGAAAACGTTGCGTATATGCAAGGTGGTTTTGCTACAGAAATGCGCGAAAAATTCAGCGGTGCCGTTAACTACCGTAAAGGTGTAAAGGTAGAGCTAACTGAAGAAGGTATTCTAATCGAACTTTATTGTTCTGTACTATTCGGTGCAACTATCCCGCTTGTTGCTCAAAATATTCAAGATGCTGTCCGAGATACTATTTTCAATATGACAGGGTTGAATGTTCTTGAAATCAACGTGCATATCGTTGGCGTACAATTTGAAAAAACAGAAACACTTTCCTTCGATGATTTTGAGCTTTAA
- the nusB gene encoding transcription antitermination factor NusB, with amino-acid sequence MKRREAREKALQALFQIELNEMSLDQAIKNIMEDEQDDYMEQLVEGVMANKAEIDAIIEPNLDNWRIDRLNKVDLSLLRLSVYEIKYLDDVPNRVSLNESIEIAKIYSDEKSSKFINGVLANIAPEDK; translated from the coding sequence ATGAAAAGAAGAGAAGCGCGCGAGAAAGCACTTCAAGCATTATTCCAAATCGAATTAAACGAAATGTCGTTAGATCAAGCCATTAAAAACATCATGGAAGACGAACAAGACGATTATATGGAGCAATTAGTTGAAGGAGTTATGGCAAATAAAGCTGAAATCGATGCGATTATTGAGCCTAACTTGGATAATTGGCGCATCGATCGTTTGAACAAAGTAGATCTTTCTTTGCTACGACTAAGCGTTTACGAAATTAAGTACTTGGATGACGTACCAAATCGAGTTAGTTTAAATGAGTCCATAGAAATTGCGAAAATTTACAGTGATGAAAAATCAAGTAAATTTATTAATGGCGTACTTGCTAATATTGCACCTGAAGATAAATAA
- the folD gene encoding bifunctional methylenetetrahydrofolate dehydrogenase/methenyltetrahydrofolate cyclohydrolase FolD, with the protein MGEIIDGKKLAKEIQEKVTSEVAELVKQGKKPGLAVVLVGDNQASRTYVRNKQKRTEEAGMKSVLIELPETVTEEKLLKVVEELNEDNTIHGILVQLPLPKHISEEKVIDAISFDKDVDGFHPVNVGNLFIGKDSFVPCTPAGIIELIKSTGTQIEGKRAVVIGRSNIVGKPVAQLLLNENATVTIAHSRTKDLPQVAKEADILVVATGLAKFVKKEYIKPGAIVIDVGMDRDENNKLCGDVDFDDVKEQAGFITPVPGGVGPMTITMLLANTLKAAKRIWKMN; encoded by the coding sequence ATGGGAGAAATTATTGATGGCAAAAAGTTAGCCAAAGAAATCCAAGAGAAAGTAACATCAGAAGTAGCTGAATTAGTAAAACAAGGTAAAAAACCGGGTCTTGCGGTTGTGCTCGTAGGAGATAACCAAGCCTCTCGTACATATGTTAGAAATAAACAAAAGCGAACAGAAGAAGCAGGAATGAAATCTGTTTTAATTGAACTTCCTGAAACAGTAACAGAAGAAAAATTACTAAAAGTAGTAGAAGAGTTAAATGAAGATAATACAATTCATGGTATATTGGTACAATTACCTTTACCAAAACATATTTCAGAAGAAAAAGTCATTGATGCTATTAGTTTTGACAAAGATGTTGACGGTTTCCACCCGGTGAATGTAGGTAACTTATTCATTGGTAAAGATTCTTTCGTTCCGTGCACACCCGCAGGAATTATTGAGTTAATTAAATCAACCGGCACTCAAATAGAAGGCAAACGAGCAGTCGTTATTGGCAGAAGTAATATTGTAGGTAAGCCAGTAGCACAATTATTATTAAATGAAAATGCTACAGTAACAATAGCTCATAGCCGTACAAAAGATTTACCTCAAGTGGCAAAAGAAGCCGATATTCTAGTTGTTGCAACAGGATTAGCTAAATTTGTTAAAAAAGAATACATTAAGCCAGGCGCAATTGTTATTGATGTTGGTATGGACCGCGATGAAAACAATAAATTATGTGGCGATGTAGATTTTGATGATGTCAAAGAGCAAGCAGGATTCATCACTCCAGTTCCAGGAGGCGTTGGGCCAATGACAATTACCATGCTTCTTGCTAATACATTAAAAGCTGCAAAACGCATTTGGAAGATGAATTGA
- the xseA gene encoding exodeoxyribonuclease VII large subunit, with protein MEQDKYLTVAAITKYIEKKFEVDPYMKQVFVRGEISNLKQPASGHLYFTVKDEFAMLRSVMFQKAVQKIGFVPEDGMNVLITGRIGVFTKAGRYQFYAEHMEPDGVGALYIQLEQLKSQLEKEGLFAEAHKKVLPSFPSKVAVVTSKTGAAVRDILTTIHRRMPSVEVIVYPTVVQGDKAAQRIVENIGRINQRNDIDVMIIGRGGGSLEELWAFNEEPVVRAVYDSDVPVISAVGHETDFALSDFSADVRAATPTAAAELAVPDYRDLEERLAERKYRLLAVTRQLLERKERALEQLKQHLILNGPKHQLEQQMERTDYFAERLKNAFSKQVLLKQTTFNRLNDRLHYYHPKKEIALQKEQIILRKQALDKAMKQQLKDKQQAFIRQVEALEHLSPLALLKRGFGVTYKAGELVKTVQELEIGDNIQVKMQGGHIDAHITAKEEDTSGN; from the coding sequence ATGGAACAAGATAAATATTTAACGGTAGCCGCAATAACCAAATATATTGAAAAGAAATTTGAAGTTGATCCGTATATGAAACAAGTATTCGTGCGCGGAGAAATTTCTAATTTAAAACAACCAGCGAGTGGACATCTGTATTTTACGGTGAAAGATGAATTTGCTATGCTTCGTTCTGTCATGTTTCAAAAAGCAGTTCAAAAGATTGGTTTTGTTCCAGAAGATGGTATGAATGTACTTATCACGGGGCGAATTGGCGTTTTCACAAAAGCTGGGCGTTATCAGTTTTATGCTGAACATATGGAACCAGATGGCGTCGGTGCACTGTATATTCAATTAGAACAGCTGAAATCACAATTAGAAAAGGAAGGACTTTTTGCGGAAGCGCATAAAAAAGTGCTTCCTTCTTTCCCGTCCAAAGTTGCAGTAGTTACATCTAAAACAGGTGCTGCTGTAAGGGATATTTTAACAACGATTCATCGTAGAATGCCCTCGGTGGAAGTAATCGTGTATCCTACAGTTGTTCAAGGTGATAAGGCAGCTCAGCGAATAGTAGAAAACATTGGTCGAATCAATCAGCGAAATGATATTGATGTGATGATTATCGGTCGTGGTGGTGGCTCTCTCGAAGAACTATGGGCTTTTAATGAAGAGCCAGTTGTTCGAGCAGTTTATGATTCTGATGTACCTGTAATCTCTGCGGTAGGACATGAAACAGACTTTGCGCTCAGTGATTTTTCAGCAGACGTTCGAGCAGCGACACCAACCGCAGCAGCTGAACTAGCGGTTCCAGATTATCGCGATTTAGAAGAACGACTTGCAGAACGTAAATATCGCTTATTAGCAGTTACAAGGCAGTTGTTAGAACGTAAAGAAAGAGCACTTGAGCAACTAAAACAACATTTAATCTTAAATGGGCCAAAACATCAATTAGAACAGCAAATGGAACGTACAGATTATTTTGCTGAACGACTAAAAAATGCTTTTTCCAAGCAAGTATTGCTAAAACAAACTACTTTTAACCGACTAAATGATCGTTTACACTATTACCATCCTAAGAAAGAAATAGCCTTACAAAAAGAGCAAATAATATTACGTAAGCAAGCGTTAGATAAAGCAATGAAACAACAACTTAAAGATAAACAACAAGCTTTTATTAGACAAGTCGAGGCTTTAGAACATTTAAGCCCGCTCGCTTTATTGAAACGTGGATTTGGTGTAACGTATAAAGCAGGAGAGTTAGTTAAAACCGTCCAAGAATTGGAAATTGGTGATAATATTCAAGTAAAAATGCAAGGTGGACACATAGACGCACATATTACCGCAAAGGAGGAAGATACAAGTGGCAACTAA
- a CDS encoding exodeoxyribonuclease VII small subunit, with amino-acid sequence MATKKKTFEEAIAELETIVEALENGSASLEDSLDMYQKGIELTKLCQDKLQSAEQRMAKVVTEAGEEIPFEADGE; translated from the coding sequence GTGGCAACTAAAAAGAAAACTTTTGAAGAAGCAATCGCAGAACTAGAAACAATCGTAGAAGCGCTCGAAAACGGTAGTGCCTCACTTGAAGATTCTCTTGATATGTATCAAAAAGGAATCGAATTAACAAAATTATGCCAAGATAAATTGCAATCAGCCGAGCAAAGAATGGCTAAAGTAGTCACAGAAGCAGGAGAAGAAATTCCTTTTGAAGCGGATGGTGAATAA
- a CDS encoding polyprenyl synthetase family protein, with amino-acid sequence MQDLMLFLDHYKKVLDESLFKEINMRNIEPKLKESMLYSVQAGGKRIRPMLVFATLQALNIEPMRGLKTATALEMIHTYSLIHDDLPAMDDDDYRRGKWTNHKIYGDATAILAGDALLTLAFSILAEDENLSFETRIALINQISYSSGAEGMVGGQQADMEAENKQVTLEELASIHARKTGELLIFAVTSAAKIAEATPEQTKRLRIFAENIGIGFQISDDILDVIGDETKMGKKTGVDAFLNKSTYPGLLTLEGAKRALNEHVSIAKSALSGHDFDDEILLKLADLIALREN; translated from the coding sequence TTGCAAGATTTGATGCTTTTTCTAGATCATTATAAAAAAGTACTTGATGAGTCGCTTTTTAAAGAAATAAATATGCGCAATATCGAACCTAAGTTGAAAGAATCAATGTTATATTCAGTGCAAGCTGGCGGAAAACGAATTCGTCCAATGCTTGTTTTTGCAACGCTTCAAGCCTTAAATATTGAGCCAATGCGCGGTTTAAAAACAGCTACGGCACTTGAAATGATTCATACGTACAGCTTAATTCACGATGATTTACCAGCAATGGATGATGATGACTATCGACGCGGGAAATGGACGAACCATAAAATATACGGTGATGCAACAGCAATTTTAGCAGGAGATGCTTTGTTAACACTCGCTTTTTCTATTTTAGCTGAAGATGAAAATCTATCTTTCGAAACGCGTATTGCTTTAATTAATCAAATTAGTTATAGCAGTGGAGCAGAAGGCATGGTAGGTGGGCAACAAGCCGATATGGAAGCTGAAAATAAACAAGTCACATTAGAAGAACTAGCATCAATCCACGCTCGCAAAACTGGTGAACTATTAATTTTCGCAGTAACCTCAGCCGCAAAAATCGCTGAAGCAACTCCAGAACAAACAAAACGATTACGAATTTTTGCAGAAAATATCGGCATTGGTTTTCAAATTAGCGACGATATTTTAGATGTAATTGGCGATGAAACAAAAATGGGTAAAAAGACAGGGGTCGACGCTTTTCTGAATAAAAGTACCTATCCCGGATTACTCACACTCGAAGGTGCTAAACGGGCATTAAATGAGCATGTTTCAATTGCAAAGTCAGCGCTTTCAGGACATGATTTCGACGATGAAATTCTCCTTAAACTTGCTGATTTAATCGCACTTAGAGAAAATTAA
- a CDS encoding cold-shock protein, which translates to MEQGTVKWFNAEKGFGFIERENGDDVFVHFSAIQGDGFKSLDEGQAVTFDVEEGQRGPQAANVQKA; encoded by the coding sequence ATGGAACAAGGTACAGTAAAATGGTTTAACGCAGAAAAAGGATTTGGTTTTATCGAACGCGAAAACGGTGACGATGTATTCGTACATTTCAGCGCTATCCAAGGCGACGGATTCAAATCTTTAGACGAAGGTCAAGCAGTAACTTTCGACGTTGAAGAAGGCCAACGCGGACCTCAAGCAGCTAACGTTCAAAAAGCGTAA
- a CDS encoding TlyA family RNA methyltransferase, with protein MTIKKERADILLVEQGLFETREKAKRAIMAGIVYRKEERVDKPGEKIPADSELQVKGKQMPYVSRGGLKLEKALQVFNFDVKDKLMLDIGASTGGFTDCALQNGARHSYALDVGYNQLAWKLRNDERVTVMERTNFRHVTPADFTEGLAEFATIDVSFISLKLILPVLRTVLVTGGDVMTLIKPQFEAGREQVGKKGIIRDPAVHEAVVENIALFALDNGYDLMGLDFSPITGGEGNIEFIAHLKWTGKETGENHLEPAAITKLITKAHTKLDK; from the coding sequence ATGACAATAAAAAAAGAACGCGCAGATATTCTGCTAGTAGAACAAGGACTATTTGAAACAAGAGAAAAAGCAAAGCGTGCCATTATGGCTGGAATTGTTTACCGTAAAGAAGAACGTGTCGACAAACCTGGAGAAAAAATTCCGGCAGATAGCGAACTGCAAGTCAAAGGAAAACAAATGCCTTATGTGAGTCGTGGTGGCTTGAAATTAGAAAAGGCATTACAAGTATTTAATTTTGATGTGAAAGATAAACTAATGCTTGATATTGGAGCTTCTACTGGTGGTTTTACAGACTGTGCTTTGCAAAATGGGGCACGACATTCGTATGCGCTTGATGTTGGCTATAATCAACTTGCATGGAAATTACGTAATGATGAACGGGTTACAGTCATGGAGCGGACTAACTTTCGCCATGTGACGCCAGCTGATTTTACGGAAGGCTTAGCGGAATTCGCAACGATTGATGTTTCCTTTATTTCACTCAAACTTATTTTACCTGTACTTAGAACTGTGCTCGTAACAGGTGGCGATGTGATGACTTTAATCAAACCACAATTTGAAGCAGGACGTGAACAGGTGGGTAAAAAAGGAATAATTCGCGACCCAGCTGTACATGAAGCTGTTGTTGAAAACATTGCTCTATTTGCGCTTGATAATGGTTATGACTTGATGGGGCTTGATTTTTCACCAATAACTGGTGGAGAAGGAAACATTGAATTTATTGCGCATCTTAAATGGACTGGCAAAGAAACTGGTGAAAATCATTTAGAGCCAGCTGCAATTACAAAACTTATTACAAAAGCACATACTAAATTAGATAAATAA
- the ahrC gene encoding transcriptional regulator AhrC/ArgR — protein MNKGHRHIIIRELITSNEIDTQEDLVELLLERDVKVTQATVSRDIKELHLVKVPTQTGGYKYSLPADNSFNPHQKLKRALIDCFIGIDTVQFMIILKVMPGNGNSVGALIDNLDWPEKAGTLCGDDTCLIICRSEENAKTLTDRFIDML, from the coding sequence ATGAATAAAGGTCATCGTCATATTATTATTCGAGAATTGATTACATCTAATGAGATTGACACGCAAGAAGATTTAGTAGAACTTCTGTTAGAACGCGATGTTAAAGTAACCCAAGCAACCGTTTCCCGTGATATTAAAGAACTTCATCTAGTCAAAGTTCCAACACAAACTGGTGGCTATAAATATAGTCTCCCTGCCGATAATAGCTTTAACCCCCATCAAAAATTAAAACGCGCTTTAATTGATTGCTTTATTGGTATCGATACAGTGCAATTTATGATTATTTTAAAAGTAATGCCAGGGAATGGGAACTCTGTTGGTGCGCTAATAGATAACTTAGACTGGCCAGAAAAAGCAGGAACACTTTGCGGAGATGACACTTGTTTAATCATTTGTCGCTCAGAAGAAAATGCAAAAACATTAACAGATCGTTTTATAGATATGCTTTAA
- the recN gene encoding DNA repair protein RecN, protein MLQEMTIKNFAIIESLSLTFQEGMTVLTGETGAGKSIIIDALGLLVGGRGSTDFIRHGEERLELQGLFALAEDNLACRNALLENGIDASDDMVVLERSLFRSGKNSCRINGKLVTTVLLRQIGSKLIDIHSQHEHQELMNEEFHLSLLDRFAADKIKPALTKYQTNFKEYQTILREWQNWTKNERELAQRLDMLRFQQQEIENANLQAGEEDRLLEQKNVLANFEKLNENLQGAYTAIQGEPGGLEFIGEAMRQMEAAASIHTDYKAVSEAISSSYYMLEDSMSQIRQSLDQLEFQPEELNQIESRLNDLNQLKRKYGKTIEDIIQYEKEISTEMEKLTDSESHVGHLETKMATLKTELTKQASTLTDIRKKAATTLEKQIKQELNQLYMEKAIFSVHFESDKTELTESGQDSVVFYMSTNPGEPLKPLAKIASGGELSRMMLALKTIFSRHQGITSIIFDEVDTGVSGRVGQAIAEKIYAVSVGSQVLCISHLPQVAAMANHHYYITKKVQNKRTTTSVTILKGEQKVEEISRMIAGIEVTELTKQHAKEMIQQAEKVKQTY, encoded by the coding sequence TTGCTTCAAGAAATGACAATTAAAAACTTTGCTATCATCGAATCACTCTCTTTAACTTTTCAAGAAGGGATGACGGTATTAACTGGGGAGACCGGCGCAGGTAAATCAATTATTATTGATGCGCTTGGTCTTCTTGTTGGCGGACGGGGATCGACTGATTTTATTCGCCACGGTGAGGAACGTTTGGAACTGCAAGGCTTATTTGCCCTAGCAGAAGATAATCTTGCCTGCCGTAATGCACTTTTGGAAAATGGAATAGATGCTTCGGATGATATGGTCGTTTTGGAACGTAGCTTATTTCGCTCCGGTAAAAATAGTTGCCGTATTAACGGAAAACTAGTAACTACGGTGTTGCTACGTCAAATCGGTTCTAAATTAATAGATATTCATAGTCAACATGAACACCAAGAATTAATGAATGAAGAATTTCATTTATCGTTACTAGATAGGTTTGCTGCTGATAAAATTAAACCCGCTTTAACGAAATATCAAACTAATTTTAAAGAGTACCAAACTATTTTGAGAGAATGGCAAAATTGGACGAAAAATGAGCGAGAACTTGCACAGCGGCTCGATATGCTTCGTTTTCAACAACAAGAAATCGAAAATGCAAATTTGCAAGCTGGGGAAGAAGATCGTTTATTAGAACAAAAAAATGTTTTAGCGAATTTTGAAAAGTTAAATGAAAACTTGCAAGGAGCGTATACAGCTATCCAAGGAGAACCGGGCGGACTTGAATTTATTGGAGAAGCAATGCGTCAGATGGAAGCGGCTGCGAGTATTCATACTGATTATAAAGCAGTTAGTGAAGCAATATCATCCAGTTACTATATGCTTGAAGACAGTATGAGCCAAATTAGACAATCGCTTGATCAGCTTGAATTCCAACCAGAAGAACTGAATCAAATTGAATCACGCTTGAATGATTTAAATCAACTAAAACGTAAATACGGTAAAACCATTGAAGATATTATTCAGTATGAAAAAGAAATTAGTACTGAAATGGAAAAACTGACGGATAGTGAGTCCCACGTTGGGCATTTAGAAACTAAAATGGCCACATTAAAAACAGAACTCACAAAACAAGCAAGTACACTCACTGACATCCGCAAAAAAGCAGCAACCACGTTAGAAAAACAAATTAAACAAGAATTAAATCAACTATATATGGAAAAAGCTATTTTCAGTGTTCACTTTGAGTCTGACAAAACAGAATTAACGGAATCAGGCCAAGACAGTGTCGTCTTCTATATGTCGACCAATCCAGGTGAGCCGCTAAAACCACTTGCGAAAATCGCTTCTGGCGGTGAGTTATCACGAATGATGTTAGCGCTAAAAACCATTTTTTCAAGACATCAAGGCATTACATCTATCATTTTTGATGAAGTGGATACGGGTGTAAGCGGACGTGTCGGCCAAGCGATTGCTGAAAAAATTTATGCAGTCTCTGTTGGTTCACAAGTTCTTTGTATCAGTCATTTGCCTCAAGTAGCTGCAATGGCCAATCACCATTACTACATCACAAAAAAAGTGCAAAATAAACGGACAACTACTTCCGTCACAATTTTAAAAGGCGAGCAAAAAGTAGAAGAAATCAGCCGTATGATTGCTGGGATAGAAGTGACTGAACTAACAAAACAACACGCGAAAGAAATGATTCAACAAGCTGAAAAAGTAAAACAAACCTATTAA
- a CDS encoding phosphate acyltransferase translates to MTSKRFFKEVAETSSLVFAVAGADDEVVLETIRLALDQGLGKFLLFGKKEDRSLTANDSVTWIQANTAEEAAQGAILAVKNKEADILVKGFIPTATLMHHVLKKENELRTGQLLSQIAIFDIPTYHKPLLLTDCAMNVAPKINEKIAITENALNVAQKIGITNPKVALLSAVEEVTEKMPSTVEANEVANHFKGKIDIAGPLALDVAISKEAAQHKGIKNNAAGDADILIAPNIETGNALYKSLVYFAGARVGSAIVGAKVPIVISSRNDTPENKLASFILTVRMVGK, encoded by the coding sequence ATGACAAGCAAAAGATTTTTCAAAGAAGTGGCAGAAACGAGTTCGCTGGTTTTTGCAGTAGCTGGAGCAGATGATGAAGTCGTTTTAGAAACCATCCGTCTAGCACTGGATCAAGGTTTAGGCAAGTTTCTTTTATTTGGAAAAAAAGAAGATCGAAGCTTAACGGCAAACGACAGCGTTACTTGGATTCAAGCGAATACAGCAGAAGAGGCAGCACAGGGCGCGATTTTAGCTGTGAAAAATAAAGAAGCAGATATTTTGGTCAAAGGATTTATTCCGACAGCTACTTTAATGCATCATGTCTTAAAAAAGGAAAATGAGTTGCGGACAGGGCAATTATTAAGCCAAATTGCTATTTTCGATATTCCGACATACCACAAGCCTTTATTATTAACAGATTGTGCAATGAATGTTGCTCCAAAAATAAATGAAAAAATAGCAATTACAGAAAATGCGCTGAATGTTGCTCAGAAAATTGGTATAACAAATCCAAAAGTGGCTTTACTTAGCGCGGTGGAAGAAGTTACCGAAAAAATGCCTTCTACGGTCGAAGCGAATGAAGTAGCAAATCATTTCAAAGGCAAGATAGATATTGCTGGTCCGCTTGCACTTGATGTAGCTATTTCAAAAGAAGCGGCACAGCATAAAGGGATTAAAAATAATGCGGCGGGTGATGCGGATATTTTAATTGCCCCTAATATTGAAACTGGAAATGCCCTTTATAAATCGCTCGTATACTTTGCGGGAGCTAGAGTTGGTAGTGCTATTGTCGGAGCAAAAGTACCGATTGTTATATCTTCCAGAAATGATACACCAGAAAATAAATTAGCTTCATTTATCCTAACTGTTAGAATGGTTGGAAAATAA
- the buk gene encoding butyrate kinase, whose protein sequence is MSYDVLTINPGSTSTKLAVYHGDKVLFEETVRHTMQEFADFNNVQEQFDFRWQVLRRVIDAFGYDVNKLDAVVGRGGLLRPVAGGTYMVTEKMLADLKNNKYGEHASNLGAMLAKKLADKLGIPSFIVDPVVVDEMQPVARFSGNELIARKSIFHALNHKAAGRKIAKELGSEYEKMNFVIAHLGGGISVAAHRQGKAVDVNNALDGDGPFSPERSGSLPMNDFLEACFSGKWTKRELHELIVGRGGMISYLGTNSMLDVENKVQAGDADAIKAFDAMAYQVSKEIGACSVVLHGKIDAIILTGGLARSELFTSKIIEQTNWIARVIIEPGEDELEALNSGVQRVLAGIEKEKVY, encoded by the coding sequence ATGTCTTATGATGTTTTGACAATAAATCCTGGTTCCACTTCTACAAAACTCGCCGTTTATCATGGCGATAAAGTACTTTTTGAAGAAACAGTCAGACACACAATGCAAGAATTCGCCGACTTTAACAATGTACAGGAACAATTTGATTTTAGATGGCAAGTTTTGCGACGAGTGATTGATGCGTTTGGTTATGATGTAAATAAATTAGATGCAGTAGTTGGACGAGGTGGTTTGCTTCGACCAGTTGCTGGCGGTACATATATGGTTACTGAAAAAATGCTAGCGGATTTAAAAAACAACAAGTACGGTGAGCATGCTTCCAACCTTGGTGCTATGCTTGCTAAAAAATTAGCAGATAAGCTCGGAATACCAAGTTTTATCGTTGATCCCGTTGTAGTAGACGAAATGCAACCAGTAGCTAGATTCTCTGGAAATGAACTTATTGCTAGAAAAAGTATTTTTCACGCATTGAACCATAAGGCGGCTGGGCGAAAAATTGCCAAAGAGCTAGGTTCGGAATATGAGAAAATGAATTTTGTTATCGCGCATCTTGGTGGAGGTATTTCCGTTGCAGCACACAGACAAGGGAAAGCAGTGGATGTAAATAATGCACTAGATGGCGATGGTCCTTTTAGTCCTGAACGATCTGGTTCACTCCCAATGAATGATTTTTTAGAAGCATGTTTTAGTGGGAAGTGGACGAAACGTGAACTACACGAGCTAATCGTCGGCCGTGGCGGGATGATTTCTTATCTAGGAACAAATAGTATGTTAGATGTAGAAAATAAAGTTCAAGCTGGTGACGCGGATGCCATCAAAGCTTTTGATGCGATGGCTTACCAAGTTAGTAAAGAAATAGGCGCATGTTCCGTCGTTTTACATGGCAAAATTGATGCTATTATTTTAACTGGTGGACTTGCTAGAAGTGAACTATTTACAAGTAAAATTATCGAGCAAACAAACTGGATAGCCAGAGTAATTATAGAACCTGGAGAAGATGAATTAGAAGCTCTAAACAGTGGTGTACAACGTGTTCTCGCTGGAATTGAAAAAGAAAAAGTGTACTAA